TCCACGCGACGGCGTCGACCGCCCTGGCCTGGCTCATCAGTGCTCGATCGCGTGGCGGGCGAAGTCCGGCTTGCGCTTCTCGGCGAAGGCGACCGCGCCCTCCTTGGCCTCGTCGGTCACCGCGAACACATCCAGACCCGCCATGGCCAACTGGCTGAGCCCACCCTGGTGGTCGGTGTCGGCGTTGAACGAGTGCTTGAGGAAGCGGATCGCGGTCGGGCTGTAGGCGGCAAGTTCCTCCACCCATTCCTTGGCCGCGGGCAGCAACTGTTCGGCGGGCACCACCTTGTTCACCAGACCCCAACGTTCCGCGGTGGCCGCGTCGTACTGGTGCAGCAGGAACCAGATCTCCCGAGCCCGCTTCTCTCCCACGACCCGGGCCAGGTACGCCGAGCCGAACCCGCCGTCGAAGGACCCTACCCGCGGGCCGGCCTGACCGAACGT
This genomic window from Sporichthyaceae bacterium contains:
- a CDS encoding enoyl-CoA hydratase-related protein, whose translation is TFGQAGPRVGSFDGGFGSAYLARVVGEKRAREIWFLLHQYDAATAERWGLVNKVVPAEQLLPAAKEWVEELAAYSPTAIRFLKHSFNADTDHQGGLSQLAMAGLDVFAVTDEAKEGAVAFAEKRKPDFARHAIEH